Proteins from one Panicum virgatum strain AP13 chromosome 7K, P.virgatum_v5, whole genome shotgun sequence genomic window:
- the LOC120639538 gene encoding uncharacterized protein LOC120639538 isoform X3 yields the protein MMRSEVIEAGRLVNLWNEWGIQILVLVSFSLQVFLLVFGGIRRRSSSSILMFFLWSAYLLADSTAIYTLGHLSVDSRSDEHELVAFWAPFLLLHLGGPDNITAYALEDNTLWLRHLQTLAVQVLGAAYVIYEYIARSGTLLLMASISMFIAGLLKYGERIWALKCGNISSIRNSISARKFKTNPYQLLTLGTSEEELLLGAHSQFDICKGVFADIIMAPSHLARSQSNSSKQSSVISYLGEDLYKLVEMELTLMYDFLYTKAAVIHTWYGFCIHFISLLGTATTFMLFQLSINSRGNGYSRVDVIISYVLLVGALVLEIISVCRALLSTWTCSLLHRRGRGWEWPLHVITSLGQRVHPASRRLWSGSIGQYNLFHLCTRNTNEIGSRLAMKLGLQDWWNKMHFSGTFSHSDILSIRDIKKLVLQALQDKERALQYKSTDSNSRGSFILKSMEAYDDFARWSVNIDFDESILVWHIATEVYIRKSKAKHAKELIEATEILSDYMMFLLVVKPNMLPGAARHNIHLTSCEQLEGQCRAFFGDKDNPVAPSPISWNPYCMFKELFHHDGPNCSRIPRREKLAEMAWSFSQFALVYLPCQFN from the exons ATGATGAGGAGTGAAGTAATAGAAGCTGGAAGGCTAGTGAACCTGTGGAATGAATGGGGGATACAAATCCTAGTCCTTGTAAGCTTCTCGTTGCAAGTATTCCTCCTTGTCTTTGGAGGGATCCGCAGACGTAGCTCCTCCAGCATTCTGATGTTCTTCCTCTGGTCGGCATATCTGTTGGCCGACTCCACGGCAATATACACCCTGGGCCATCTATCAGTGGACAGCAGGTCAGATGAGCACGAGCTGGTAGCATTCTGGGCACCGTTCCTCCTGCTGCACCTCGGTGGCCCGGACAACATCACAGCATATGCGCTCGAAGATAACACGCTCTGGCTGCGCCACCTCCAAACTCTTGCTGTGCAGGTCCTAGGAGCCGCTTATGTAATATACGAGTACATCGCCCGCAGCGGGACCTTACTTCTGATGGCATCTATCTCCATGTTTATTGCTGGTCTTCTCAAATATGGTGAGAGGATATGGGCGCTCAAGTGTGGCAACATTAGCAGCATCCGCAACAGCATCAGCGCCCGAAAGTTCAAGACTAACCCTTATCAGCTATTAACTTTGGGTACCAGTGAAGAGGAATTACTGCTTGGAGCCCACTCCCAATTCGATATCTGCAAAGGTGTCTTCGCTGATATCATAATGGCACCCAGTCACTTGGCCCGTTCACAATCTAATTCTTCTAAACAAAGTTCTGTAATATCTTATTTGGGAGAGGATCTATACAAATTGGTCGAGATGGAGCTGACTCTGATGTATGACTTCCTCTACACCAAGGCGGCGGTAATCCACACATGGTATGGCTTCTGCATCCATTTCATTTCGCTGCTTGGCACAGCCACCACGTTTATGTTGTTTCAGCTCAGTATAAACAGTAGAGGAAATGGGTACAGCAGAGTGGATGTGATTATCAGTTATGTTTTACTGGTTGGGGCTTTGGTCCTGGAAATCATATCTGTGTGCAGGGCTCTGCTATCCACCTGGACATGTTCTTTATTGCACCGCAGGGGCAGGGGATGGGAGTGGCCTCTCCATGTTATCACTTCCCTTGGTCAGCGTGTCCACCCGGCAAGTAGGAGACTCTGGTCAGGCTCCATTGGTCAGTACAATTTGTTCCACTTGTGCACCCGCAACACGAATGAAATAGGGAGCAGACTAGCAATGAAATTAGGGCTCCAGGACTGGTGGAacaagatgcacttctcgggcaCTTTCTCTCACAGTGACATTTTGTCAATACGAGATATCAAGAAATTGGTTTTGCAAGCACTGCAAGACAAGGAGCGTGCCCTGCAATACAAAAGTACTGATTCGAACTCAAGGGGCAGCTTTATACTTAAAAGTATGGAAGCCTATGACGACTTTGCTCGCTGGAGCGTCAACATCGACTTTGACGAGAGCATCCTTGTTTGGCACATTGCAACCGAGGTGTACATCCGGAAATCCAAGGCCAAACATGCAAAAGAGCTCATTGAGGCTACCGAGATACTGTCCGATTACATGATGTTCCTGTTGGTGGTAAAACCCAACATGCTGCCTGGCGCTGCACGGCACAACATACATCTCACCTCCTGTGAACAACTAGAAGGACAATGCCGTGCGTTCTTTGGTGATAAGGACAACCCAGTGGCGCCATCTCCCATAAGCTGGAACCCGTACTGTATGTTTAAAGAATTGTTCCACCATGATGGCCCTAATTGCTCCAGGATCCCACGGAGGGAGAAGCTTGCAGAGATGGCGTGGAGTTTCTCCCAATTTGCACTG GTATACCTTCCATGCCAATTCAACTGA
- the LOC120639538 gene encoding uncharacterized protein LOC120639538 isoform X2, which translates to MMRSEVIEAGRLVNLWNEWGIQILVLVSFSLQVFLLVFGGIRRRSSSSILMFFLWSAYLLADSTAIYTLGHLSVDSRSDEHELVAFWAPFLLLHLGGPDNITAYALEDNTLWLRHLQTLAVQVLGAAYVIYEYIARSGTLLLMASISMFIAGLLKYGERIWALKCGNISSIRNSISARKFKTNPYQLLTLGTSEEELLLGAHSQFDICKGVFADIIMAPSHLARSQSNSSKQSSVISYLGEDLYKLVEMELTLMYDFLYTKAAVIHTWYGFCIHFISLLGTATTFMLFQLSINSRGNGYSRVDVIISYVLLVGALVLEIISVCRALLSTWTCSLLHRRGRGWEWPLHVITSLGQRVHPASRRLWSGSIGQYNLFHLCTRNTNEIGSRLAMKLGLQDWWNKMHFSGTFSHSDILSIRDIKKLVLQALQDKERALQYKSTDSNSRGSFILKSMEAYDDFARWSVNIDFDESILVWHIATEVYIRKSKAKHAKELIEATEILSDYMMFLLVVKPNMLPGAARHNIHLTSCEQLEGQCRAFFGDKDNPVAPSPISWNPYCMFKELFHHDGPNCSRIPRREKLAEMAWSFSQFALVWAECGASSSFIFCLKSISPFLEKMTQALPHCLQFQFAGISKGTKSTWGFHPRQC; encoded by the coding sequence ATGATGAGGAGTGAAGTAATAGAAGCTGGAAGGCTAGTGAACCTGTGGAATGAATGGGGGATACAAATCCTAGTCCTTGTAAGCTTCTCGTTGCAAGTATTCCTCCTTGTCTTTGGAGGGATCCGCAGACGTAGCTCCTCCAGCATTCTGATGTTCTTCCTCTGGTCGGCATATCTGTTGGCCGACTCCACGGCAATATACACCCTGGGCCATCTATCAGTGGACAGCAGGTCAGATGAGCACGAGCTGGTAGCATTCTGGGCACCGTTCCTCCTGCTGCACCTCGGTGGCCCGGACAACATCACAGCATATGCGCTCGAAGATAACACGCTCTGGCTGCGCCACCTCCAAACTCTTGCTGTGCAGGTCCTAGGAGCCGCTTATGTAATATACGAGTACATCGCCCGCAGCGGGACCTTACTTCTGATGGCATCTATCTCCATGTTTATTGCTGGTCTTCTCAAATATGGTGAGAGGATATGGGCGCTCAAGTGTGGCAACATTAGCAGCATCCGCAACAGCATCAGCGCCCGAAAGTTCAAGACTAACCCTTATCAGCTATTAACTTTGGGTACCAGTGAAGAGGAATTACTGCTTGGAGCCCACTCCCAATTCGATATCTGCAAAGGTGTCTTCGCTGATATCATAATGGCACCCAGTCACTTGGCCCGTTCACAATCTAATTCTTCTAAACAAAGTTCTGTAATATCTTATTTGGGAGAGGATCTATACAAATTGGTCGAGATGGAGCTGACTCTGATGTATGACTTCCTCTACACCAAGGCGGCGGTAATCCACACATGGTATGGCTTCTGCATCCATTTCATTTCGCTGCTTGGCACAGCCACCACGTTTATGTTGTTTCAGCTCAGTATAAACAGTAGAGGAAATGGGTACAGCAGAGTGGATGTGATTATCAGTTATGTTTTACTGGTTGGGGCTTTGGTCCTGGAAATCATATCTGTGTGCAGGGCTCTGCTATCCACCTGGACATGTTCTTTATTGCACCGCAGGGGCAGGGGATGGGAGTGGCCTCTCCATGTTATCACTTCCCTTGGTCAGCGTGTCCACCCGGCAAGTAGGAGACTCTGGTCAGGCTCCATTGGTCAGTACAATTTGTTCCACTTGTGCACCCGCAACACGAATGAAATAGGGAGCAGACTAGCAATGAAATTAGGGCTCCAGGACTGGTGGAacaagatgcacttctcgggcaCTTTCTCTCACAGTGACATTTTGTCAATACGAGATATCAAGAAATTGGTTTTGCAAGCACTGCAAGACAAGGAGCGTGCCCTGCAATACAAAAGTACTGATTCGAACTCAAGGGGCAGCTTTATACTTAAAAGTATGGAAGCCTATGACGACTTTGCTCGCTGGAGCGTCAACATCGACTTTGACGAGAGCATCCTTGTTTGGCACATTGCAACCGAGGTGTACATCCGGAAATCCAAGGCCAAACATGCAAAAGAGCTCATTGAGGCTACCGAGATACTGTCCGATTACATGATGTTCCTGTTGGTGGTAAAACCCAACATGCTGCCTGGCGCTGCACGGCACAACATACATCTCACCTCCTGTGAACAACTAGAAGGACAATGCCGTGCGTTCTTTGGTGATAAGGACAACCCAGTGGCGCCATCTCCCATAAGCTGGAACCCGTACTGTATGTTTAAAGAATTGTTCCACCATGATGGCCCTAATTGCTCCAGGATCCCACGGAGGGAGAAGCTTGCAGAGATGGCGTGGAGTTTCTCCCAATTTGCACTGGTATGGGCTGAGTGTGGGGCCTCAAGttcattcatattttgtttgaAATCTATTTCTCCATTCTTGGAAAAAATGACCCAAGCTCTGCCTCACTGTTTGCAATTTCAATTTGCAG